From the genome of Desulfobacteraceae bacterium, one region includes:
- a CDS encoding FAD:protein FMN transferase, which yields MLKNHRRFWAALAMLTLAGCDTRQEVLFSGKTMGTTYHITVITGFFNRAQGLAAKIEERLAQINASMSVYRADSEISRFNAQAQSGEPFPVSRDFMQVMVVAEELHRLTGGAWDGTVAPLVDLWGFGKKTNDKRVPTAAEIARCRKTLGFDQIRLAEDGYLVKRNPAVTLDLGSIAKGYGVDQIAELIRANGFSDFLVEIGGEVFAAGLRRDGKQWRVGINRPDPASPPDAVYKVLTLQEFALATSGDYRNFFEVDGVHYAHVIDPQTGYPVANGVVSASVVSDTCTFADGLATALMVMGPGPGVPLVNRLEATECLIVVRQKDGRLTEFASDGFRSAD from the coding sequence ATGCTGAAAAATCACCGCAGATTCTGGGCGGCCCTGGCGATGTTGACCCTGGCCGGCTGCGACACCCGCCAGGAGGTCCTTTTCTCCGGCAAGACCATGGGGACCACCTACCATATCACGGTGATCACCGGGTTTTTCAACCGCGCCCAGGGGCTGGCCGCGAAGATCGAGGAGCGCTTGGCGCAGATCAACGCCAGCATGTCGGTCTATCGGGCCGACAGCGAGATCAGCCGCTTCAACGCCCAGGCGCAAAGCGGGGAGCCGTTTCCGGTTTCGCGGGATTTCATGCAGGTCATGGTTGTCGCTGAGGAACTTCACCGCCTGACGGGCGGGGCATGGGACGGCACCGTCGCGCCGCTGGTGGATCTCTGGGGCTTCGGCAAGAAGACCAACGATAAAAGAGTGCCCACGGCGGCGGAGATCGCGCGCTGCCGCAAGACCCTGGGGTTTGACCAAATCCGCCTCGCCGAGGACGGTTATCTGGTCAAACGAAACCCGGCCGTCACCCTGGATCTGGGGTCCATCGCCAAGGGCTACGGGGTGGACCAGATCGCGGAGCTGATCCGGGCCAACGGCTTCAGCGATTTTCTGGTTGAAATCGGGGGCGAGGTTTTTGCCGCCGGTCTGCGCCGGGACGGCAAACAGTGGCGGGTGGGGATCAACCGGCCGGACCCCGCCAGCCCCCCGGATGCGGTCTACAAGGTGCTCACCCTTCAGGAGTTTGCTCTGGCCACCAGCGGCGACTATCGCAATTTTTTTGAAGTCGACGGGGTCCACTACGCCCATGTGATCGACCCCCAGACGGGATACCCGGTGGCCAACGGGGTGGTCAGCGCCTCGGTGGTCTCCGACACTTGCACCTTCGCCGACGGGCTGGCCACGGCCCTGATGGTGATGGGGCCCGGCCCGGGAGTGCCGCTGGTCAACCGCCTGGAGGCCACCGAATGCCTGATCGTGGTGCGCCAAAAGGACGGCCGCCTGACCGAATTTGCTTCGGACGGCTTCAGGAGCGCCGACTGA
- a CDS encoding electron transfer flavoprotein subunit beta/FixA family protein gives MEIVVLLKQVPATEAFIEIADDGVSVKTQNLKWVINPYDEFAVEEALRIREAHGGTVTVVSVGAEKTVEAIRTALAMGADKGILIHDTAAQNLDGLGVARVLAAALKGTAFDLIIAGQRAVDDDNFLVGPAVAEFLDIPHLSMVVKQELVDGRIRCQRTVEGGTLVVEAPLPALFTTQRGLNEPRYTSLPGIMKAKRKPLETKTLADIGLAPDALAAGGVRITAFRLPPQRTGGRMIAGDSAQAKAAELVRLLHEEAKVV, from the coding sequence GTGGAAATTGTCGTGCTATTGAAGCAGGTTCCGGCCACCGAAGCGTTCATCGAAATCGCCGATGACGGGGTGTCCGTCAAAACCCAAAATCTCAAGTGGGTCATCAACCCCTACGACGAGTTTGCCGTCGAGGAGGCCCTGCGCATCCGGGAAGCCCACGGTGGGACCGTCACGGTGGTCTCCGTGGGCGCCGAAAAAACCGTCGAGGCCATCCGCACCGCCCTGGCCATGGGGGCCGACAAGGGGATTTTGATCCACGACACGGCCGCCCAGAATCTGGACGGGCTGGGTGTCGCGCGGGTTCTGGCCGCCGCCCTGAAGGGCACCGCGTTTGACCTGATCATCGCCGGACAGCGCGCCGTCGATGACGACAATTTTCTGGTGGGCCCGGCCGTGGCCGAATTTCTTGACATTCCGCACCTCTCCATGGTGGTCAAGCAGGAGCTGGTGGATGGCCGGATCCGCTGCCAGCGCACCGTGGAGGGCGGCACCCTGGTGGTGGAGGCTCCCCTGCCGGCGCTTTTCACCACCCAGCGCGGGTTGAACGAGCCCCGCTACACCTCGCTGCCCGGCATCATGAAGGCCAAGCGCAAGCCGCTTGAGACCAAGACCCTGGCCGATATCGGGCTGGCACCCGACGCGCTGGCCGCAGGCGGTGTCCGGATCACCGCCTTTCGCCTCCCGCCCCAGCGCACCGGGGGCCGCATGATCGCGGGCGACTCCGCCCAGGCCAAGGCGGCCGAACTGGTCCGGCTGCTGCACGAAGAGGCCAAGGTGGTCTGA
- the hypE gene encoding hydrogenase expression/formation protein HypE has translation MKPDTILLDHGSGGRAAHRLTTDLLLPVFDNPMLSALNDGAVFHLPEGRLAFSTDTYVVDPPFFPGGCIGDLAVNGTVNDLAMCGAVPLFLSVGLILEEGLSMADLETIVAAMGRAAAAAGVQVVTGDTKVVPRGAADRIFINTSGVGAVPAGVTIDSSRARPGDRIILSGTIADHGITILTRREGLAFQTAIQSDTAPLNAMVAGMLAVETDLHVLRDPTRGGVGTALNEIAEKSGVGIRIQEDRIQVRPEVAGVCELLGFDPLYIANEGKLLAFVAPAKAEAVLAAVRRDPRGREARIIGEVTADHPGRVVLETRIGGSRIVGMLSGEQLPRIC, from the coding sequence ATGAAACCCGACACGATCCTGCTGGACCACGGCAGCGGCGGCAGGGCGGCCCACCGCCTGACCACCGATCTGCTGCTGCCGGTCTTCGACAACCCGATGCTTAGCGCCCTAAACGACGGCGCGGTCTTCCACCTGCCCGAAGGGCGCCTGGCGTTTTCCACCGACACCTACGTGGTGGACCCGCCGTTTTTTCCCGGCGGCTGCATCGGGGACCTGGCCGTCAACGGCACGGTCAACGATCTGGCCATGTGCGGGGCGGTGCCGCTTTTTCTCAGCGTCGGCCTGATCCTGGAGGAAGGGCTGTCCATGGCGGACCTTGAGACCATCGTCGCCGCCATGGGCCGCGCCGCGGCCGCCGCCGGGGTGCAGGTGGTCACCGGGGACACCAAGGTGGTTCCGCGGGGTGCTGCGGACCGCATTTTCATCAACACCTCGGGGGTCGGTGCCGTGCCCGCAGGCGTGACCATCGACAGCAGCCGGGCGCGCCCCGGCGACCGGATCATCTTGAGCGGGACCATCGCCGATCACGGCATCACGATCCTGACGCGCCGCGAGGGCTTGGCCTTCCAGACCGCCATCCAGAGCGATACCGCGCCCCTGAACGCGATGGTGGCCGGCATGCTGGCGGTTGAGACCGACCTGCACGTGCTGCGCGACCCCACCCGCGGCGGGGTGGGGACCGCCCTCAACGAGATCGCCGAAAAATCCGGGGTTGGCATCCGCATCCAGGAAGACCGGATTCAGGTGCGACCCGAGGTGGCGGGGGTCTGCGAGCTGCTGGGATTCGACCCGCTCTACATCGCCAACGAAGGCAAGCTGCTGGCCTTCGTGGCGCCGGCCAAGGCCGAGGCGGTCCTGGCCGCCGTTCGGCGGGATCCCCGGGGGCGCGAGGCGCGGATCATCGGCGAGGTCACCGCCGATCACCCCGGCCGCGTGGTGCTGGAAACCCGGATCGGCGGCAGCCGGATCGTGGGGATGCTCTCCGGCGAGCAGCTGCCCCGGATCTGCTGA